The Primulina eburnea isolate SZY01 chromosome 6, ASM2296580v1, whole genome shotgun sequence genome contains a region encoding:
- the LOC140834848 gene encoding serine/threonine-protein kinase 12-like, whose translation MESGKPVRFTLLKQSSMAPERDSESLDDMDGEHQFGDVSDIDPGLRLMFLANEGELEGMKELLDSGADVNFRDIDYRTALHVAACQGNHDVAKLLIENGAELDLKDRWGSTPLADATHYKSYGVINLLEKYGAKRLMAPAPMHVQNAREVPEYEINPRELDFSNSIKITKGTFRIASWGGTQVAVKPFWEGIADEDKVRAFRDELALLQKIRHPNVVQFLGAVTQSSPMMIVTEYLPKGDLHEYLKRKGALKPVAALRFAMDIARGMNYLHEHKPEAIIHRDLEPSNILRDDSGNLKVADFGVSKLLEVANRVKEDRPLSCQDTSCRYVAPEVFKNEEYDTKVDVFSFALILQEMIEGHQPLYAKEDYEVPESYAAKERPPFRASAKLYAHGLKELIERCWSENPADRPTFKQIIPKLESIYNRFGHRSRWKVRPLKCFQNPDWKKDPSSLSSRTSSSRSTGRN comes from the exons ATGGAATCCGGTAAGCCTGTGAGATTTACACTGTTGAAGCAGTCGTCCATGGCTCCAGAGCGGGACTCCGAGAGCCTGGACGACATGGATGGTGAGCATCAATTTGGAGATGTGAGTGACATTGATCCTGGGTTGAGGCTGATGTTCTTGGCAAACGAGGGTGAATTAGAAGGAATGAAGGAGCTTTTAGATTCTGGTGCAGATGTTAATTTCAGAGATATCGACTATCGGACTGCTCTTCATGTTGCTGCTTGCCAGGGAAACCATGACGTTGCCAAGTTGTTGATTGAAAACGGGGCGGAGTTAGACCTTAAAGATAGATGGGGAAGCACG CCTCTTGCAGATGCAACACATTATAAGAGTTATGGTGTGATCAATCTGTTGGAGAAATATGGCGCTAAGCGATTG ATGGCTCCCGCTCCAATGCATGTTCAAAATGCTCGTGAGGTACCAGAATACGAGATTAATCCAAGAGAACTCGATTTCTCGAACAGTATTAAAATAACCAAG GGAACCTTCAGAATAGCTTCGTGGGGTGGAACACAAGTTGCTGTCAAACCATTTTGGGAGGGTATTGCTGATGAAGATAAAGT GCGGGCATTTAGAGATGAGCTTGCGTTGCTTCAGAAAATAAGACATCCAAATGTTGTTCAATTTCTTGGTGCCGTGACACAAAGTAGTCCTATGATGATTGTTACTGAATACTTACCAAAG GGTGACCTTCAtgagtatttgaaaagaaaaggagCTCTTAAACCTGTAGCAGCTCTCAGATTTGCTATGGACATTGCAAG GGGAATGAACTATCTACATGAACATAAACCTGAAGCAATTATTCATCGTGATCTTGAGCCTTc AAATATCTTGAGGGATGATTCTGGAAATCTGAAAGTTGCAGACTTTGGCGTTAGCAAGCTTCTAGAAGTTGCCAACAGAGTTAAAGAAGATAGGCCTCTTAGTTGTCAGGATACTTCTT GTCGGTATGTGGCTCCCGAAGTTTTCAAAAATGAGGAATACGATACCAAAGTGGATGTTTTCTCATTCGCTTTGATTCTACAAGAG ATGATTGAAGGACACCAACCGTTATACGCAAAGGAAGACTATGAAGTTCCCGAATCTTATGCTGCAAAAGAACGGCCACCTTTTAGAGCCTCAGCAAAGTTATATGCGCATGGATTGAAGGA GTTGATTGAGCGGTGTTGGAGTGAAAATCCAGCTGATAGACCAACATTCAAGCAAATAATCCCAAAGCTTGAATCCATCTACAATAGATTTGGCCACAGAAGCCGTTGGAAG GTTAGACCATTGAAATGCTTTCAGAATCCTGACTGGAAGAAGGACCCTTCAAGTTTAAGTAGCCGAACTAGTTCATCCCGATCCACGGGGAGAAATTAG